From a region of the Impatiens glandulifera chromosome 4, dImpGla2.1, whole genome shotgun sequence genome:
- the LOC124936898 gene encoding uncharacterized protein LOC124936898, giving the protein MFTWVNLRSSSRMKEKSLIIFLLFIIIFATHHACESSFIPKTKEQEDPNRSPSLKGNRDGGYEIVSAKEMKQSEEESQEEARSSITGVSHMKRGVIGAADTLKHRRKSSGGCVALSWNRLYVTWCLVVVLAFMFLS; this is encoded by the exons ATGTTCACTTGGGTTAATTTGAGATCTAGTAGTAGAATGAAGGAAAAATCATtgatcatctttcttctcttcatcatcatattTGCAACACATCATGCATGTGAAAGCAGTTTCATCCCTAAAACCAAAG AACAAGAAGACCCTAATAGGTCCCCAAGTTTGAAAGGAAACAGAGATGGAGGTTACGAAATTGTTAGCGCCAAAGAGATGAAACAAAGTGAAGAAGAGTCTCAAGAGGAGGCAAGATCATCAATAACCGGGGTTTCTCATATGAAGAGAGGGGTTATTGGAGCTGCGGATACTCTTAAACATCGTAGGAAATCTAGTGGTGGGTGTGTTGCCCTGTCGTGGAATCGTTTGTATGTGACTTGGTGTCTTGTGGTTGTTCTTGCTTTTATGTTTCTTTCCTAG